A genomic region of Paenibacillus sp. PL2-23 contains the following coding sequences:
- a CDS encoding SCO family protein, which produces MSFIRKHSCKLAVLALCAAMGIYLLFTYVWKPAEPLPIVQAAPSFEMTDIDGNTVSLDSTNGKVRLVYFYFANCPDVCPPTTYLLGEAQEKLREEGSLGKDVELISITFDPERDTPEVIREFAINMEVEFDGWHFLRGEEEATIQLARDFEVAVVKDEKNNTFIHSNAIMLLDQDGQIRMWMNGSDLEVVTPEYIVKQVNRLL; this is translated from the coding sequence ATGAGCTTTATCAGAAAACACAGCTGCAAGCTTGCTGTGCTCGCCTTGTGCGCGGCTATGGGCATTTATTTGTTGTTTACTTATGTGTGGAAGCCGGCGGAGCCGCTGCCAATTGTGCAGGCTGCGCCGTCATTCGAGATGACGGATATCGACGGCAATACCGTATCGCTGGACTCGACAAACGGCAAGGTTCGGCTGGTGTACTTCTACTTCGCCAATTGCCCGGATGTGTGTCCGCCTACGACCTATCTGCTGGGGGAGGCGCAGGAGAAGCTGCGCGAGGAGGGCTCGCTCGGCAAGGACGTGGAGCTGATCTCCATTACATTCGATCCGGAGCGGGATACCCCGGAGGTTATCCGGGAATTCGCGATCAATATGGAGGTGGAATTCGACGGCTGGCACTTCCTGCGCGGCGAAGAAGAGGCAACGATTCAGCTGGCTCGCGATTTCGAGGTAGCGGTGGTCAAGGATGAGAAGAACAATACGTTCATCCACTCCAACGCCATCATGCTCCTGGACCAGGACGGACAAATTCGAATGTGGATGAACGGCAGCGACCTTGAGGTTGTTACGCCGGAATATATAGTGAAGCAAGTGAACAGGCTGCTCTAG
- a CDS encoding toprim domain-containing protein: MDIAIVVEGKNDRSRLRRVLDDRVDIYCTFGTPGTEQLEKLRKAVGDRQVFIFTDNDSSGKRIRGMLRDLFPDAEHIYTRRGYAGVEHTPEDYLVQQLEKAGLDAHIVLPAQSPASQWSKDEF, encoded by the coding sequence GTGGATATTGCCATCGTAGTCGAGGGGAAAAACGACAGGAGCAGACTGAGGCGGGTGCTTGACGACAGGGTCGATATTTATTGCACCTTCGGCACGCCGGGCACGGAGCAGCTTGAGAAGCTGCGCAAGGCGGTCGGGGACCGCCAGGTGTTCATCTTCACCGACAACGATTCCTCCGGCAAGCGGATTCGCGGCATGCTTCGTGATCTGTTTCCCGACGCCGAGCACATCTATACGAGAAGAGGGTATGCAGGCGTGGAGCACACGCCCGAGGATTATTTGGTCCAGCAATTAGAAAAGGCGGGACTTGATGCGCATATCGTGTTACCCGCGCAAAGTCCCGCCAGCCAATGGAGCAAGGATGAATTCTAG
- a CDS encoding MFS transporter, with product MKTAIWLYLFLFVAFFDLHAQYPILTPFAISIGAAPAFIGLMMGMYSITHLPGNLIAGFGVDRYGSRLFIVFSLMAAGIVLLFQSQVTDPWQLLLLRSISGFVLAFLSPACLALLARLTDDITQQGKLMAGNGLIHTLASVVSPAAGAYLVAKIGFSVAFMVLGWMLVVTALCALLFIKDINRKLDRHPAHGTSSASVKPSGKRPSSQPLPWLIFLLPVGFSCAQGILSFELPLMVKTQDAMMTTGLLFSVISIGALITLSLLFLNRYPAFYRTLLGSIGLALLYFGIAAGAPLPLPVMLLGIGMMKGIILPALSTLLIEASGGEKYGRTFSVLSIAFSIGAFLGPMLAGQLRGYVSPYYIAFLGMMLAVLFLPFFKWRPIPPDRQTPIFHKTG from the coding sequence GTGAAAACCGCCATATGGCTTTATTTATTTCTGTTTGTCGCCTTCTTCGATCTGCATGCGCAATACCCCATCCTGACCCCGTTCGCCATCTCGATCGGCGCCGCGCCAGCCTTTATCGGCCTTATGATGGGCATGTACTCCATCACTCATCTGCCTGGCAATCTGATCGCGGGCTTCGGAGTCGACCGGTACGGCAGCCGCCTGTTTATTGTCTTCAGCCTGATGGCTGCGGGCATCGTGCTGCTGTTCCAGTCGCAGGTAACCGATCCGTGGCAGCTTCTGCTGCTCCGTTCCATCAGCGGCTTTGTGCTGGCGTTCCTCTCCCCAGCCTGTCTGGCGCTGCTGGCCCGGCTGACGGACGATATCACGCAGCAAGGCAAGCTGATGGCCGGCAACGGCCTTATTCATACGCTGGCATCTGTTGTATCCCCCGCGGCCGGCGCCTATCTCGTAGCCAAGATCGGCTTCTCCGTCGCCTTTATGGTGCTTGGCTGGATGCTCGTCGTAACCGCCCTTTGCGCGCTTCTGTTCATCAAGGATATCAACCGGAAGCTGGACCGACATCCCGCTCATGGAACCTCCAGCGCTTCCGTGAAGCCGTCAGGCAAACGGCCAAGCTCGCAGCCGCTGCCCTGGCTCATCTTTCTGCTGCCCGTCGGCTTCAGCTGCGCCCAGGGCATTCTCTCCTTCGAGCTTCCGCTGATGGTGAAGACGCAGGACGCCATGATGACGACGGGGCTATTGTTTTCGGTCATCAGCATCGGCGCGCTTATTACGCTGAGCCTGCTGTTCCTGAACCGCTATCCCGCATTTTATCGCACGCTGCTTGGCTCTATCGGCCTCGCCCTGCTCTATTTCGGCATTGCGGCCGGAGCGCCTCTGCCGCTTCCTGTCATGCTGCTTGGCATTGGCATGATGAAGGGCATTATACTGCCAGCCCTGTCCACGCTTCTGATTGAAGCCAGCGGCGGGGAGAAATACGGGCGCACCTTCTCCGTCCTGTCGATCGCCTTCTCCATTGGCGCCTTTCTTGGTCCCATGCTTGCCGGACAGCTGCGGGGCTATGTGTCGCCGTACTACATCGCCTTCCTGGGCATGATGCTCGCGGTGCTGTTCCTGCCGTTTTTCAAATGGCGGCCCATCCCCCCTGATCGCCAAACACCCATTTTTCATAAAACTGGGTAA
- a CDS encoding penicillin-binding transpeptidase domain-containing protein — MQDDPQKREIDNRRNFSFRLNFFFFITFALFSMLIVRLAVLQFVEGPSLNAKGVEISTRSNQIPPIRGNIYDMNGYPIAYSTSTQSIYYNIQPSTKAKSNEEAAKETAEKLADIFAEYGDPDNAMTVDDILFQMDLGSTRNVQSVPRRIKSGLTKEEIAYFMENKSAFTGIDIMEESVRNYDKSSIAVQLVGYLKKYKGVRTSNDFYAEKMNETEPTLQYLEEEEVGLDGLEFMYQDVLRGKNGLKSYPVNRLEHIIGPVRITNPEKGANLYLTINKDVQLKTEEAIMSHLEKIRTSENRYEKALYAQTGFAVAMEVDTGKVVAMASMPDYDPNIWAGGSISTEDYNNFQYRLANGTIRTVYGSYSDEERKQHPSSIVPSGSVIKPLTVLVGLSEGLFNTNSYYNDTGAFYYGKAGHETRIGNSEGKVFGRIDGAGAIKNSSNPFMAAMVGNALFLRGPVNGQSSVEIWDSYMKQFGLGVSTESGLPGEVLGVIDYFKEAQNGSPQSALVQASFGQQGRYTTLQLAQYTAMLANRGQRMKPQFVNEIKDADGNVVEGFQPVVLNTVELPEEYWEEIEYGMSQVKVQGFEGFQHSFNRKTGTSQQPVSKREANNAVFIAYAPAENPKLAVAVVVPDGGFGSFGAAPIARQIFDAYDVEIGLTGTPNTALKNALAAQANGAADAAGEVPGDAADAGDEEQAAAEEQ, encoded by the coding sequence ATGCAGGACGATCCGCAGAAGCGGGAGATAGACAACCGGCGGAACTTCTCGTTCCGTCTGAACTTTTTTTTCTTTATTACCTTTGCGTTATTCAGCATGCTGATCGTGCGTTTGGCGGTGCTTCAGTTCGTGGAAGGTCCCAGCCTGAACGCCAAAGGCGTGGAAATTAGCACAAGAAGCAATCAAATTCCGCCCATTCGGGGCAATATTTATGACATGAACGGCTATCCCATTGCCTATTCGACGTCGACCCAGTCGATATACTACAATATTCAGCCATCTACGAAGGCCAAGTCCAACGAGGAAGCGGCGAAGGAGACGGCCGAGAAGCTGGCGGACATCTTCGCGGAATACGGCGACCCGGACAACGCGATGACGGTGGACGACATCCTGTTCCAGATGGATCTGGGGTCCACGCGGAACGTTCAGTCAGTGCCGAGACGGATCAAGTCGGGTCTGACCAAGGAAGAGATTGCTTACTTCATGGAGAATAAGTCCGCATTCACGGGCATCGACATTATGGAGGAGAGCGTCCGTAATTACGATAAAAGCTCGATCGCGGTGCAGCTTGTCGGTTATCTGAAGAAGTATAAGGGCGTCAGGACGTCCAATGACTTCTATGCGGAGAAGATGAATGAGACGGAGCCGACTCTTCAATATTTGGAGGAAGAAGAGGTGGGTCTCGACGGCCTGGAGTTCATGTACCAGGATGTGCTGCGGGGCAAAAACGGCCTCAAGTCTTATCCTGTCAACAGACTTGAGCATATTATCGGTCCCGTTCGCATCACGAATCCGGAGAAGGGCGCGAACCTATACCTGACGATTAACAAGGATGTGCAGCTGAAGACGGAAGAAGCCATTATGTCTCATCTGGAGAAGATCCGCACCTCGGAGAATCGTTACGAGAAGGCGCTTTACGCGCAGACCGGCTTCGCCGTGGCGATGGAGGTCGACACCGGCAAGGTTGTCGCTATGGCGAGCATGCCGGATTATGACCCCAACATCTGGGCCGGCGGGAGTATCAGTACGGAGGATTATAATAACTTCCAATATCGGCTCGCCAACGGGACGATCCGCACGGTATATGGCTCATATTCCGATGAGGAGCGGAAGCAGCATCCCTCCTCCATTGTACCGTCGGGCTCTGTCATCAAGCCGCTTACCGTGCTTGTTGGGCTGAGCGAGGGATTATTCAATACCAACTCGTATTACAACGATACGGGTGCATTCTATTACGGCAAAGCTGGTCATGAGACACGTATTGGCAACTCTGAAGGCAAAGTATTCGGCCGTATCGACGGCGCGGGCGCAATTAAAAACTCATCCAATCCGTTTATGGCGGCTATGGTTGGCAACGCTCTTTTTCTGCGCGGCCCCGTCAACGGCCAATCCAGCGTAGAGATTTGGGACAGCTATATGAAGCAGTTCGGGCTGGGCGTATCAACCGAAAGCGGCTTGCCAGGCGAAGTGCTGGGCGTAATTGACTACTTCAAGGAGGCGCAGAACGGAAGCCCTCAGTCGGCCCTTGTCCAAGCGTCGTTCGGCCAGCAGGGCCGGTATACAACGCTGCAGCTGGCGCAATATACGGCCATGCTGGCCAACAGGGGGCAGCGGATGAAGCCGCAGTTCGTGAACGAAATCAAGGACGCCGACGGCAATGTTGTGGAAGGCTTCCAGCCGGTTGTGTTGAATACGGTTGAGCTGCCGGAGGAATATTGGGAAGAGATTGAATATGGCATGTCGCAGGTGAAGGTGCAGGGCTTCGAGGGCTTCCAGCACAGCTTCAACCGGAAGACGGGCACGTCGCAGCAGCCGGTTTCCAAGCGCGAGGCGAACAACGCGGTGTTCATCGCGTACGCTCCTGCGGAGAATCCCAAGCTGGCCGTCGCCGTTGTTGTGCCGGATGGCGGCTTCGGCAGCTTCGGCGCAGCCCCCATCGCGAGGCAAATCTTCGACGCTTACGATGTGGAGATTGGTCTGACCGGCACGCCGAACACAGCGCTGAAGAACGCGTTGGCGGCTCAGGCGAACGGCGCCGCAGACGCCGCTGGAGAGGTGCCTGGCGATGCGGCAGATGCTGGAGATGAAGAGCAAGCGGCGGCGGAGGAGCAATAA
- a CDS encoding metal ABC transporter solute-binding protein, Zn/Mn family, which translates to MRMGSRGNSAFKRFMMTILFLVVTTLALSACSNTEDGGAGDGKLNITATTGMIADVVAEVGGEHVQVSGLMGPGVDPHLYKASQGDVKKLDDADLIFYNGLHLEGKMGEIFERLEKSKPVVAISSRLEEAQLMMDPAATDGAVHDPHIWFDVKLWMSAVEVIRDTLVEKDPDHAAAYEQNAAAYLVKLEELDSYAREQIALIPEKSRILVTAHDAFGYFGRAYGLEVTGLQGMNTMSEYGSKDVSELRDFLVENGIKAVFIESSVSSKSIESVIEGAKKLGHEVKIGGELFSDAMGDAGTEEGTYLGMVRHNVDTIVSSLK; encoded by the coding sequence ATGCGTATGGGAAGCAGAGGGAATTCCGCATTTAAGAGATTTATGATGACGATTTTATTCCTGGTTGTCACAACGCTTGCTTTATCGGCTTGCAGCAATACGGAAGATGGCGGGGCAGGGGACGGCAAGCTCAATATTACGGCAACAACGGGGATGATTGCGGATGTGGTTGCGGAGGTTGGAGGCGAGCACGTTCAGGTGTCGGGACTGATGGGACCGGGTGTCGATCCTCATCTGTACAAGGCGTCGCAAGGCGACGTGAAGAAGCTTGACGACGCGGATCTCATCTTCTACAACGGCCTTCATCTGGAGGGCAAGATGGGTGAAATATTCGAGAGGCTGGAGAAGAGCAAGCCAGTCGTAGCTATATCCTCCAGGCTGGAGGAAGCCCAGCTGATGATGGACCCCGCGGCAACGGACGGCGCGGTGCATGACCCGCATATCTGGTTCGACGTGAAGCTGTGGATGTCCGCGGTAGAGGTTATACGGGATACGCTTGTAGAGAAGGACCCGGACCATGCAGCGGCTTACGAGCAGAACGCGGCAGCTTATCTGGTGAAGCTGGAGGAGCTCGACAGCTACGCGAGGGAGCAGATCGCATTAATTCCGGAGAAGAGCCGCATTCTCGTAACGGCGCATGACGCCTTCGGCTATTTCGGCAGAGCTTACGGCCTGGAAGTCACAGGTTTGCAGGGAATGAATACGATGTCGGAATACGGCTCCAAGGATGTAAGCGAGCTGCGTGATTTCCTAGTCGAGAATGGCATCAAGGCCGTATTCATTGAATCCAGCGTGTCGTCGAAGTCCATCGAATCCGTCATCGAAGGCGCCAAGAAGCTGGGTCATGAGGTGAAGATTGGCGGAGAGCTGTTCTCTGACGCGATGGGCGATGCGGGGACGGAGGAAGGCACCTACCTCGGCATGGTAAGACATAACGTAGACACGATTGTCAGCTCGCTGAAGTAA
- a CDS encoding metal ABC transporter ATP-binding protein, translating into MSEAASIQQGANGSAPLSVRGLSVAYQKKPVLRDVTFEVNEGELIGVIGPNGAGKSTMMKAALGLIPSIAGEVLVYGKSVKAQRKLIGYVPQRESVDWDFPTNALDVVLMGTYGRLGWFGRPGPKEKALALECLEKVGMADFADRQISQLSGGQQQRVFLARALAQNAKLYFMDEPFAGVDAATEKAIITLLQELKKQGKTVIVVHHDLATVQQYFDSVLLLNVELQAFGPTPITFTQEKLQRTYGGRLAFLDHSLIQGGRGDRP; encoded by the coding sequence GTGAGTGAAGCAGCGAGCATACAGCAGGGAGCGAACGGGAGTGCTCCCCTCTCCGTGAGGGGACTCAGCGTCGCTTATCAGAAGAAGCCCGTGCTTCGAGACGTTACGTTCGAGGTGAACGAAGGCGAGCTGATCGGCGTTATTGGGCCGAATGGCGCGGGCAAATCCACCATGATGAAGGCTGCTCTCGGCTTGATACCATCCATCGCTGGCGAAGTGCTTGTATACGGCAAGTCGGTCAAGGCCCAGCGGAAGCTGATTGGTTATGTGCCGCAGCGGGAATCCGTAGACTGGGATTTCCCGACGAACGCGCTTGATGTTGTTCTTATGGGCACATACGGCAGGCTGGGCTGGTTCGGCCGTCCCGGCCCGAAGGAGAAGGCGCTGGCGCTGGAATGTCTGGAGAAGGTCGGCATGGCCGACTTCGCCGACCGCCAGATCAGCCAGCTGTCGGGCGGCCAGCAGCAGCGGGTGTTCCTGGCGAGAGCGCTGGCCCAGAACGCCAAGCTGTACTTTATGGATGAGCCGTTCGCGGGCGTTGACGCCGCAACGGAGAAGGCTATTATCACCCTGCTGCAGGAGCTGAAGAAGCAAGGGAAAACCGTCATCGTCGTGCATCACGATCTGGCGACGGTGCAGCAATATTTTGACTCTGTGCTGCTGCTGAACGTGGAGCTTCAAGCCTTCGGGCCGACCCCTATCACGTTTACGCAAGAGAAGCTCCAGCGTACGTACGGAGGACGGCTCGCATTCCTGGATCACAGCCTGATTCAGGGAGGAAGAGGTGATCGGCCATGA
- a CDS encoding metal ABC transporter permease, with translation MTNFMAMMADPNMQWIFFGCLLLGLSSGVIGSFSYLRKQSLVGDTLAHAALPGICIAFMLTGVKSIGIFLVGAGIAGVIATFGIGYITRHSRLKQDAALGIVLTVFFGLGIVLLTFIQHGDYGNQSGLDKFLFGQAAAMVGSDVVTMSVISLSLVTICTLFFKQFKLISFDPGFAKGIGYPVALLEQLLMLLIVVAVVVGIQAVGVVLIAALLITPAVSARYWTNRLGVMVALSGLFGALSGALGTWISSSVSNLPTGPVTVLAATLFFLISILFGPQRGLIAKRLARLRVKRRFHLENKPRGEGMKGETAV, from the coding sequence ATGACAAACTTTATGGCAATGATGGCCGATCCCAACATGCAATGGATATTTTTTGGATGCTTGCTGCTGGGTCTGAGCAGCGGGGTCATCGGCAGCTTCTCCTATTTGCGCAAGCAGAGCCTGGTCGGTGATACACTGGCGCACGCGGCATTGCCTGGCATCTGTATCGCGTTTATGCTGACGGGCGTCAAGTCCATCGGCATATTCCTGGTTGGAGCGGGCATTGCGGGCGTTATCGCGACCTTCGGCATCGGCTATATTACGCGCCATTCCAGATTGAAGCAGGATGCGGCGCTGGGCATTGTGCTGACGGTATTTTTTGGACTGGGCATTGTGCTTCTCACGTTTATCCAGCATGGCGATTATGGCAATCAGTCCGGTCTTGACAAATTTCTGTTCGGCCAGGCTGCCGCTATGGTCGGCTCGGATGTGGTGACGATGTCAGTCATAAGCTTATCGCTAGTGACGATCTGCACGCTGTTCTTCAAGCAGTTCAAGCTCATCTCATTTGATCCCGGCTTTGCCAAGGGCATCGGCTATCCCGTCGCCCTGTTAGAGCAGCTGCTTATGCTGCTTATTGTGGTTGCGGTGGTTGTCGGCATCCAGGCGGTAGGCGTCGTGCTTATCGCGGCGCTGCTAATAACCCCCGCCGTCTCGGCGAGATATTGGACGAATCGGCTTGGCGTCATGGTTGCGCTGTCGGGTCTGTTCGGCGCGTTAAGCGGCGCGCTGGGCACCTGGATCAGCTCTTCGGTGTCTAACCTGCCTACAGGTCCTGTGACGGTGCTGGCGGCTACGCTGTTTTTCCTCATCTCGATTCTGTTCGGTCCACAGCGCGGCCTCATCGCCAAACGCCTTGCCAGGCTGCGCGTGAAGAGACGCTTCCATCTCGAGAACAAGCCCCGCGGGGAGGGCATGAAAGGAGAGACGGCGGTATGA
- a CDS encoding metal ABC transporter permease produces the protein MSDFWILLTGSLVAACCGIVGVFLVLRKMAMIGDAISHSVMPGIVIAFLMSGSRDSLLMMFAALVFGVFTTFLIGLFERGGIQSDASIGVVFTALFAIGVILVSLFARQVHLDQDAILYGEIAFVHWNIWEVGGVSMGPKAVWLLGVTLLIILLVIGLLYKQFKLCSFDPALAAAIGIPVAFFHYLLMGLVSMATVSSFESVGAILVVGMLIVPASTAYLLTDRLGMMLALSVIAGIASTFLGYGVSILLDASIAGCMVCAAGVLFLAAFLFSPSQGLIIRKLRQRALASSAP, from the coding sequence ATGAGCGATTTCTGGATATTGTTGACGGGCTCGCTTGTAGCGGCATGCTGCGGCATCGTTGGCGTCTTTCTCGTGCTCCGCAAGATGGCGATGATCGGGGACGCGATCAGCCATTCCGTTATGCCGGGAATCGTGATTGCGTTTCTGATGAGCGGCTCAAGAGATTCCTTGCTTATGATGTTTGCGGCGCTAGTGTTTGGCGTGTTTACAACGTTCCTCATTGGCCTGTTCGAGCGGGGCGGCATTCAATCGGATGCCTCCATCGGCGTTGTCTTCACCGCACTGTTCGCGATCGGGGTCATCTTGGTCAGCCTGTTCGCCCGCCAGGTGCATCTTGATCAGGATGCCATCCTCTACGGTGAGATCGCGTTTGTGCATTGGAATATATGGGAGGTGGGCGGCGTCAGCATGGGCCCGAAGGCGGTCTGGCTGCTTGGCGTTACCCTGCTGATCATCCTTCTGGTCATCGGTCTGCTATACAAGCAATTTAAGCTTTGCTCGTTCGATCCCGCGCTGGCGGCTGCGATCGGCATACCGGTAGCCTTCTTCCATTACCTGCTTATGGGCCTTGTATCCATGGCGACCGTCAGCTCCTTCGAAAGCGTCGGCGCGATTCTGGTCGTCGGCATGCTGATCGTCCCTGCTTCAACGGCATACCTGCTCACGGATCGTCTTGGCATGATGCTGGCGCTCAGCGTCATCGCAGGCATTGCAAGCACGTTCCTTGGCTATGGCGTCTCCATTCTGCTGGACGCCTCCATCGCCGGCTGTATGGTGTGCGCGGCGGGCGTCCTGTTCCTGGCGGCGTTCCTCTTCTCGCCAAGTCAAGGGCTTATCATCCGCAAGCTGCGCCAGCGGGCGCTCGCCTCCTCAGCTCCATAA
- a CDS encoding Cof-type HAD-IIB family hydrolase: MPKYKLLALDMDGTLLNERSEISEGNAEWIRRAREAGVTVCFSTGRGFVSALPYAEQLNLDSPMITVNGGEIWSKPHVLYKRTELSPYYVRRLHALAKEHPEVWYWAYTTLGIYNKERWFEPEDDYEAHHWLKFGYYTEDDRARELILAEAQSWGALEISNSSPWNLELNPEGVSKASALRELCEWMGIGMEDVVAAGDSLNDIAAIREAGLGVAMGNAQTAVKQAADVITLTNDEDGVAEIIKRFVL; the protein is encoded by the coding sequence ATGCCCAAATATAAACTGCTGGCGCTTGATATGGATGGAACCTTGCTGAACGAAAGAAGTGAAATCAGCGAAGGAAACGCAGAGTGGATCAGACGCGCGCGCGAGGCGGGCGTTACGGTCTGCTTCTCGACGGGAAGAGGCTTCGTCAGCGCGCTGCCCTACGCGGAGCAGCTGAACCTCGATTCGCCGATGATTACGGTGAACGGCGGAGAGATATGGAGCAAGCCGCATGTCCTCTACAAACGAACGGAGCTTAGTCCGTATTATGTAAGGCGGCTCCACGCCCTTGCGAAGGAGCATCCCGAGGTGTGGTATTGGGCCTATACGACGCTTGGCATTTATAACAAGGAGCGCTGGTTCGAGCCGGAGGACGATTATGAAGCGCATCATTGGCTGAAGTTCGGCTATTACACCGAGGATGACCGGGCCCGCGAGCTTATATTGGCCGAGGCGCAGAGCTGGGGAGCGCTGGAGATCAGCAACTCGTCGCCCTGGAATCTGGAGCTCAATCCGGAGGGCGTATCCAAGGCAAGCGCGCTCAGGGAGCTGTGCGAATGGATGGGCATCGGGATGGAGGATGTTGTGGCCGCGGGCGACAGCCTGAATGATATTGCAGCGATTCGGGAGGCCGGGCTGGGCGTCGCGATGGGCAACGCGCAGACTGCTGTGAAGCAGGCGGCTGACGTTATTACGCTTACGAATGATGAGGACGGAGTAGCGGAAATCATTAAACGATTTGTGCTGTAG
- a CDS encoding DUF456 family protein, which produces MDILGWTLVILLFVVGMAGAIYPILPGAVAIYGAFFVYGLFFSFSEFGIIFWILQTLIFIVLFVADYAVSAWGVKRFGGSKPSIYGSTLGLVLGPFVIPAFGLIIGPFAGAVVGEMIAGSNLEKSLKVGWGSLVGLFTSVVVKIILQSAMIAIFVFQLVI; this is translated from the coding sequence ATGGATATTTTGGGCTGGACGCTGGTCATCCTGTTGTTTGTTGTTGGAATGGCTGGCGCGATTTATCCCATTTTGCCGGGAGCTGTAGCGATATACGGCGCGTTTTTTGTATATGGCCTGTTCTTCTCCTTCAGCGAATTCGGCATTATTTTCTGGATATTGCAGACGTTAATCTTTATCGTGCTTTTTGTCGCGGATTACGCGGTAAGCGCATGGGGCGTCAAGAGGTTCGGAGGCAGCAAGCCCTCCATCTACGGGAGCACGCTCGGCCTTGTCTTGGGACCCTTCGTCATTCCGGCGTTCGGGCTTATAATTGGACCGTTCGCAGGGGCAGTAGTTGGCGAAATGATCGCGGGCTCCAATCTGGAGAAATCCTTGAAGGTTGGCTGGGGCTCGCTTGTCGGCCTGTTCACCAGCGTCGTCGTCAAGATTATTCTGCAGAGCGCGATGATTGCCATATTCGTATTCCAGCTTGTAATCTAA
- a CDS encoding ThuA domain-containing protein — translation MIKVTVWNEFLHEKQHEEVKAVYPDGIHNALAKGIAAGDIEAATATLEEPEHGLTEERLNNTDVLIWWGHMGHDQVDDAIVERVQQRVWAGMGLIVLHSGHFSKIFKKLMGTGCDLKWREANEKERLWVVNPAHPIAAGLPEYITLEKEEMYGEHFDIPAPDELIFVSWFEGGEVFRSGCTFSRGQGKIFYFRPGHETYPTYYNPQILQVIQNGVRWAAPSGAAAPVRGNHKPLEPIANKS, via the coding sequence ATGATCAAAGTGACGGTTTGGAATGAATTCCTGCATGAGAAGCAGCATGAAGAAGTGAAGGCGGTATACCCGGACGGCATACATAACGCGTTGGCGAAGGGCATTGCGGCGGGCGACATCGAGGCAGCGACAGCGACGCTGGAGGAGCCGGAGCATGGCTTGACGGAGGAGCGCCTGAACAATACGGATGTACTGATCTGGTGGGGGCATATGGGCCATGACCAGGTAGACGACGCCATCGTAGAGCGCGTGCAGCAGCGCGTTTGGGCGGGAATGGGATTAATCGTGCTGCATTCCGGCCATTTCTCCAAAATATTCAAGAAGCTGATGGGGACCGGCTGCGATCTGAAATGGCGGGAAGCCAATGAGAAGGAACGGCTGTGGGTCGTAAATCCTGCCCACCCCATTGCCGCTGGCCTGCCGGAATACATTACGCTGGAGAAGGAAGAGATGTACGGCGAGCACTTCGATATTCCGGCTCCTGACGAGCTGATCTTTGTCAGCTGGTTCGAGGGCGGCGAAGTCTTCCGCAGCGGCTGCACGTTCAGCCGGGGCCAAGGCAAGATCTTCTACTTCCGTCCCGGCCACGAGACGTATCCGACCTATTATAATCCGCAAATTCTGCAGGTCATTCAGAATGGTGTCCGCTGGGCTGCGCCATCCGGAGCGGCGGCTCCAGTACGCGGCAACCACAAGCCGCTTGAGCCCATCGCGAACAAATCGTAA